The stretch of DNA GTGGTGCACAAACTATTATGTCAAAATAACAAGGCAGGTTGCGCATTCAgtagaaaaatgaattaaatgGGTTTAAACGTAGTTGAAGTTATCTTAGTGCAATTTTACTTTTCGGAAGAATGgtttgattgttgttttttttacagatgCGGCTGCAATGCCAACATTTAAAACGGGAAACGATCCCAGGAATGATTGGTTGAAGTGGAGAAGAGCGTTTGAACGATTTATAAAAGCTAATGATATAGATTCCGACGTGGAGAAATATGACCTCTTACTTGTGTTAGGAGGTATCGAGCTCCAATCGTATTACGACAAAGTTCTCAAATGGGACGTAAGAACTCCATCAAATGATGAAAGTGGAGAACTGGTATctctgaaatatgattcggcTATTACATCACTCGACAAGTACTTCGTACCCCAAACACATAAGCGTTTCGAGCGACACCTTTTGCGATCCATGAAACAAGAAGATCAAGAACCATTTGAAGAATTTGTGTTTAGATTACAAGATCAAGCGAACAGATGTGCATTTGTGGATGTTGATGATATGCTCGTCGATCAAATAATTGAAGGGTGCAAGTCATCCGATCTCAGAAAGCGACTTTTAACAGAGGACATGACACTGAACAGTTCGATCACTCTAGGGAAAACACTCGAAGAAGTGCAGAAACAAACCAAAGAATTTGAGAAGCTACCACCGATGATCGTGCAGCGAATTTCggactacaaatctgcatcgtCAAGCAGGGACAATCGGGGTGGGGACCAAAGATTTGTGAGAAAATGTTACAACTGCAACAGACCAGGACATGTTGCAAAAGAAAGCGAAAAGTGTCCAGCAAGGAACTCTGCGTGTCATAATTGTGGTACGAAGGGTCACTTCAGAATATGTTGCCGTAAACGAAAACGAGATGATACCAATATTCGTAAAGCATTCCTATACAAACGTGTCAACGCAATTGAGGCGGGAAATGAGGATAATAAAGCTgtattttttgttaataataatGATCTGAGTGAAATACTTCGTATGGACATTGGGGGAATATCTACGTTGATTGTTGGTTGATTCAGGATCCCCAGCGAATATTATCAACAGCCAAACATTCGAGTTCTTAAAATCTAACAATGCACATATTTTGAACGTAAAAAGCCCACAACAAGATGATATGCAATTGAAATCGTTTGCATCCGATGAAAACATTCTATTCAGCAATGCTTTCGAAGCAGAAATCAAAATTCCTGGTGAAGATACGGGCATTTGGTCTCACATTTTAGTAGCTCCGCGAGGTCAAACAAATCTTCTTAGCAAAGGCACAGCTTTTGCTTTAGGCGTTCTTAAAATTGGTTATAATGTGAACCAGATTAGTGAGAATACAATGGCTGCTCAAACGGAAGAATTTCCAAAAGTACCAAACGTTCAACTCAAAATTCAAATCGACGAAAAAGTTCAACCTATGGCACAAGCTGCACGTAGATTCCCTATCGCTATGGAGGCGGACGTTGAAAAAGCAATTGAAGAACTCCTACCAAAAAGCATCATCGAGCGAGCGGAGGGTCCATTGTCATGGGTCTCTCCCTTGGTACCCATACGTAAGACCGACGGCAGGATTCGCCTATGTGTAGACATGAGAGCGGCGAATAAAGCTGTACGCCGTGAAAACTTCCCAATGCCTAACATTGACGTAGCAATGGCTTCAATTCCCAAggtatcaaaaatatcaaaaattgatCTTGAGGCGGCATATTATCATTTTGAGCTTGAATGTGAGAGTCGAAATATTACCACGTTTGTTGCTCGTAGTGGAGTGTACCGATTTTGCAGGCTCATGTTCGGTATTAAATCAGCACCTGAATTATTTCAAAGAGAAATGGAGAATCTCTTTAGAGGAATTAAAGGATTGATAGTATACATGGACGATTTGTTGGTTCATGGATCGACAGATGAAGAACATGATCAAACTTTGAAGGAGGTGTTGGATCGTATTTACAAAAGGAACATGAAGATTAACGAACAAAAGTCTCAATTTGGTGTCAGAGAGGTAGTTTTCCTTGGTCATCGTGTCTCAACTGAAGGTATCAGACCAACCGACGACAAAATCAGGGCTATTTTAGATCTTAAACCCCCGAATTCAACGGCGGAATTGAGATCCCTTCTGGGATTAATAAACTTTGTGGGGAAATTCATTCCTAATCTTGCAGCAATGACACGACATATGCGATCATTGCTAGTGAAACAGAACTTATTCAGATGGAGTGAAGAGCATTCACTAGAATTAGAAGCTATCAAAGAAGTATTGGGAAGAGTAGAATCTTTGGGATATTTTAACCCTGACGATGAAACGGAGTTGATAACGGACGCTAGTCCATTTGGATTAGGTGCCATTTTAGTTCAAATCAAAGATAATATTCCGAGAACAATATCCTGCATTTCGAAGAGCTTGGCggatcacgaaaaaaaatactgccAAACGGAGAAGGAATGTCTTGCGATAATATGGGCAATGgaaaaacttttcgtgtatcTCTACGGACTTCATTTCACATTGGTGACGGATTGTAAGCCACTTGAATATTTATTCAACAAATCACAGTCCAAATCATCGGCTCGGATTGAACGCTGGATATTGCGACTATTAAGTTTTGATTTCACTGTTAAATATGAGCCAGGAGAACGGAATCTAGCTGATTCACTATCTCGACTGTCGCAAGGATTGCACTACCCACAGGGAGAACCAGATGTTATTGCGTGGCTATCAGAACAGATACGACCAAACGCTATAAGCATGGTCGACATTGAAAAAGCGACACTCGAAGATGATGAACTCCAGAAAGTAAAAGATGCCATGTATTCAGGAAACTGGGATGATGTCCCAATGGGTTATAAGACTTCCACTATTAAGGATGATTTATTATTGTACGGAGAACTAATCCTTCGGGGTGACAGGATAGTTGTTCCAAGAAGTCTAAGAGAACAAGTTATCAATCTTGCACACTTTGGACATCAGGGAAGTACTTCCATGAAGGCACAACTGAGGGCTAAAGTATGGTTCCCAACAATGGACAAGATGATAGATTCATTTGTACAACATTGTAAACCCTGCAAAATGACATCTCTTCCCGATAAACCCAACCCTATGTCTCGAAGAGTTCCTACGCAACCATGGCAGGACCTTGCAATAGATTTTAAAGAAGGTCTTCCCGGAGACATGTCTCTACTTGTGGTAGTTTGTTATACTACACGTTTTATTCAAATCGAAGCAATGAAACCAGCAACGACACAACGAGTTATTGGATCGCTTTTGAAGATGTTTAGCTCCTTTGGAATCCCGAGATCAATTACAGCCGATAATGGTCCTCAGTTCAAGGCTCTTGAGTTCAAAAACTTCTGTCTCAGTTACGGGATACATCTAAACCTTTCTACCCCATATTGGCCCGAGCAAAATGGTGCCGTAGAAAGGCAAATGCGTAACATAGGTAAACGGGTGAAGATCAGCTCCATTCAGAACACTGATTGGAAAACTGACTTAAACGAGTATTTAATTCTTTACCACTCAACTCCTCAAGAGACTACTGGATTGTCACCGAGTAAAATGATGTTCGGGAGAGAAATATTTAATGGAATACCATCAATTTATCACCCTCCGGCATTGTCCTTGGAAGCCAGCAAGGATAAGGATATGGCGCTGAAGGAGTACCACAAGCAGAAGGCAGACGTCCAGCGCCAAGCTAAGCATCATAAGTTGGAGAGGGGGGATACTGTATTGCAACGAAACCTAAAAAAAGGAACATTACAACCAAATTTCATGGACCAAGAATTTGAAGTCGTAAACTCTGAAGGAGGCACCGTCCACATCAAATCCAACGAAACAGGTAAAACTTACATTCGAAATAGCACCCACATTAAGAAGCTCGATAAGCGGTCACAGTTGCCGAGGAAATTAGATAACGAGACGCAGAAATCAACACATCTATGGACAATGACCAATGGAGAAATTGAAGACGAACCAACGAAGACCAATGAAAGTTCAACGGCAAACAAACGTATGATGATGGAAAGACAGCGGAGAGCTCCAGCTAAGTACGAAGATTATGTATTGTAAATAAGTGAAGATAATTATACTTAttcgaaaaattttaaatgTTGAATTCTTAAAAAAGGGAGGGATGTAACGGGTTGTTACAATATATACGACAACACATGAAGATGGTTTTCAGTGGCGGGTTGTAGCCTGAGGAAGACGATAACGAGTGAGCGAGACAAACGAAACGGTAAGTAGTGCAAACCTGACGAAGTGGTCGGGGAGTTACATTCGGAGCGCGAGACAGATCGGACGTGAAAAGTAAACGGTCGACGAAGCAGTGTTacatttaataattataatccGATAGATTGGCCTATGTTCATTAGTGCTTATAAGAATTCAACATCTATGTGTGGATTTTGCAATGGAGAAAATTTGATGAGACTACAACGTGTCTCAAAGGCAATGCTCTAGAAGCGGTCAGGTCCCATTTGCTCATGCCAGAATCGGTCCCGATCGTGCTTCCAACATTGACAACACTCTATGGACGTCCTGAATTGATTGTACAAGTACTCCTCACAAAAGTAAAATCTATTCCAGCACCGAAGGCTGACAAGCTAGAAGCTTTGGTTAGCTGCGGGCTCGTCGTACAAAATCTTTGTGCACATCTCAAAGCGGCACAACAAGAGGCACAGCTTAACAATCCGAGTTTACTGCATGAACTGGTGAATAAACTTCCAGCAAGTATAAAATTAGATTGGGCACTATACAAACGTAATTGTTCTGTAACTAATCTGGGTACATTCGGTGAATATATGTCCACTCTCGCGACGGCTGCTAGCGATGTAACATATCCTGAAGTGTGGGATACACCTAAGCAAATTTATCCTGAAAAGCACAAACCTAGGAATTTCATTAACACACACTCTGATGATTCAACTGAAAGAGAGAGGAACGCATATAAAACATTTAAAATCCAAGCAACAGACAAAATGAATTCGTGTCTAATTTGTGATAAGCCTGATCATAAAGCTAAACAATGTTGGGAGCTAAAAAGAATGAGTGTCGATGATCGATGGAAAACTGTGGCGCGACACAAACTGTGCAAGCGTTGCATAATCCCACATGGTAAGTGGCCATGTCGCGCAACATATTTATGTGGTATAGACGGATGCGAAGCTCGTCACCACCAACTTCTACATCCTGGAAAATCCGAATCGGTTGGAGCGCACCAGCATATACAACATTCGGCATTATTTAAAGTGATTCCAATTACACTCCATAACGGAAAAATCTCGATTGAAACATTTGCGTTTCTCGATGATGGATTATCCGTGACACTATTAGAAGCAGGCATAGCAAAGAAATTAAATATAAATGGTGATGCAGATCCACTCTGCTTGAAATGGACTGCAAATGTTTCCAGAAATGAGGCTAATTCTCAAAGAGTTAACGTTGAGATTTCTGGTGCCAATAATGGACCTCGTCATACATTAACGAATGTGCGAACTGTTGAAACATTACAATTACCCAGTCAATCATTGAACTATGAGAAAATGGAAGAACATTTCCCATATCTAAGCGGATTACCGGTGAAAAGTTATGAGTCTGCAATCCCCAGGATTTTAATCGGCTTGGATAATTTAAAATTGACTTTGGCATTGAAAAGTCGAGAACGTCGTTCGAATGAACCAGTTGCAACTAAAACTCGTTTGGGCTGGACAATATACGGTAAAATCGGAAGTAACTCCACTACGCATACATCGCTTCATATATGTGAGTGTTCTGGAGATGACAAGTTGCATAAGCTGGTGGAGTATTTCATCAAAATGGAAAATTTGGCAGCTGATAGCACTTTCAAACCCGAATCAGAATCCGATCAGCGTGCTCAACAAATACTGCAAGCTACTACCACTCATCTCAATAATGGTCGGTTTGAAACAGGACTTCTGTGGAAGCATGATACAGTGAAGTTCCCGATCAGCTACCCGATGGCCGTACGCAGATTGGAATGCCtagaacgaaaattaaaattattgccAGAAATAAAGAAGAATCTACTAAATCAAATAATCGATTACCAGCTTAAAGGATATGCACACAAAGCCGATAAAATTGAGCTCAACTGGTCCGATCCGGAAAGAATATGGTATCTACCAATTGGATTCGTACTTAATAGTCGTAAACCAGGAAAAGACCGGGTCATTTGGGATGCAGTTGCTAAAGTGAATGGAATTTCCTTAAACTCCATGCTGCTGAAAGGACCCGATTTGTTAACGCCTCTCCCCGCTGTTCTCAGTCAGTATCGTCAACGTCAATACGCAATAACAGGTAACATACGGGAGATGTTTCACCGCATTTAGCCGCATACGTGCGGCTGATCGACCATCCCAACGCTTTCTATGGCGGGAAAACGAGAATGAAGAACCAGATACGTACATAATGGACGTTGCCACTTTCGGATCCACGTGTTCACCATGCGCAGCACAATATGTTAAAAACATCAACGGAAAGGAGTACGAGGAAGAGTATCCTGATGCTGCGGCTGCGATAATCAACAACCACTATGTGGACGACTTCTTATATAGTAGCGATACAGAAGCAGAATTAATAGAGCTTGCCTTAGATGTAAAAACAGTACATGCTAAAGCAGGATTCGAAATCAGGAATTGGATGTCTAACAGTGAACACGTTCTCACACGAGTCGGGGAACAGAATTCCGACAAATGCAAAATATTTAGTTTTAACGAATCtggtagggggtctccgtagccacattggttgcgcgttcgcttagtaagcgatcgatcgtgagttcaaaactcagggccctcattgaccatctttgtgttgttacagaataactacgtccacgcaacaatcatcagcgatggagatcgatccacggtcgaaataagatcgattcatccatacaactgctctgctctgcaagaaacatcgggctgctattctattaataactcaacaatgatcatatcaactgtctccgctgtccggtctaactggacaatggaagaacagaacgaatactcttacgcctaaatggctactgtgaaatgtaatgtaccatatgcaatggtatagaaggaatactataacgccaaaaaaaaaaaggcaactgtgtaatgtgctatttatagatatgataaacatgtgacatgtgcactattaaaattcggctctgttacagctgaaatactaatgagcctgaaataaacgaatgggataaaaaaaaacgaatctgGTGGCTCAGAGCGAGTTCTTGGAATAATATGGTTGCCGAAAAACGATGTATTTTCTCTCAACATCGAATTTCAAAGTGAACTTCAACCAATTGCTTCGGGAGGAATCGTACCGACAAAGCGACAAGTATTAAAAATCGTGATGAGTTTGTTTGACCCTCTTGGCATAATTTCCGCATTTTTGATTCATgggaaaatattgattcaagAAATCTGGAGAACAGGAATAGGCTGGGATAATACCTTGCCAAACGTAATTGTCGACACATGGTACCAGTGGATCGCAGTCATCGGAAAATTACGTGCGGTGACGCCGAAAAAGAAAGCTACGATACGTTGCAGCTTCACATATTCGTAGATGCAAGCGAAAGTGCATACTGTGCCGTTGCATACTTCCGAATAATGGATCGAGGAAATCCACGATGTGCCCTTTTATCATCAAAGGCCAAAGTGGCACCGCTTAAACAACTATCCGTGCCGCGATTAGAGCTACAGGCAGCTGTTTTGGGTACTCGCATGGCTAAAGCAATAGCCGAAAATCATACGCTTCGAATTCAAAAACGATTCATGTGGACTGACTCGACCACTGTATTAGATTGGCTGATATCAGATTCCAGAAAATACCGTCAATACGTGGCATTCAGAATTGGAGAAATTTTATCCAAATCCAGCATCGAAGAATGGAGATGGGTATCAACCAAACTCAAGGTGGCCGACGAAGCCACAAAATGGGGAAAAGGCCCCTCATTAGATTCGAAAAGCAGATGGTATAAAGGGACATACTTCTTATACAGCAACGAAGATCACTGGCCTCAACGAGAACGATCGACGACAGACACAAACGAGGAACTTCGTACTTCATACATTCATCATACATCAGAAAAAGTACCATTAATTGATTTTCACCGGTTTTCAAAATGGGAGCGATTAGTGAGATCGATTGCATATGTGCACCACTTTATAAATATCACTCGTTCAGGTTGGAAATCCGCTACACCGTTATCAAGTTAACAATTTCGGCAAGCAGAAACAACACTCTGGAAACAGGCACAGCAGTTCGAATATTACGAAGAATTACAAACGTTGCAGAAAAATCAACAGCAAGAAGCCCCCAACAGAAAATTAGTCGATCGTACAAGTCCCCTGGCGAAGCTCTCTCCGTTCATCGATTAACAAGGCGTCCTACGAATGGAAACGAGATTAGTTTATGCACAATGTATAACATACGACGCTATATGTCCGATTGTTCTACCGAGACATCATCCAGTAACTAGGCTTCTTATAGACTGGTTTCTCAGaaaatttcttcattcaaaTGGCGAAACAATAGTGAATGAGATAAGGCAGAAGTTCCACATCTCTCAATTGCGAACAGCTGTGAAGAAAATCAGCAATGAATGTGCCTGGTGTCGAGTCTATAAGGCTGCACCACAGACACCTAGAATGGCTCCACTACCACTGGAGAGATTGTCACCATATGTAAGACCGTTCACATACCTTGGGATTCACTACTGCGGCCCATTCCTAGTGAAGATAGGAAGGAGCCAGGTAAAACGCTGGATTGCTTTATTTACGTGCCTAACTGTTCGTGCAGTGCACCTTGAAATTGCACATAGTCTTTCCACTGAGTCGTGCAAAATGGCAATACGCCGTTTCATCGCTAGAAGAGGTTCACCGTTAGATATTTTCACCGATAATGGTACAAATTTTGTTGTAAGGATCTCGTCAAGCAAATCTCCGGACTTAACGTAGAACTGGCCGCGACTTTTACAAACGCCAACACCAAATGGCACTTCAACCCTCCTTCGGCTCCGCACATGGGAGGCTCATGGGAACGGCTCGTCCGATCAGTCAAAACATCGTTGAGTACGCTCTGCTTCCGCAAGACGTTGGATGATGAGTCGTTTCTGACGTTCATTGCCGAGGCGGAGTCTATTAAAAATTGCCGTCCGCTCACATATGTCCCTCTGGACAACGAAGATCAGGAATCGATCACGCCAAACCACTTCCTAATGCTGAGCTCCAAAGGTGTTGTTAAACCAATGCAAGAAACGTCTGCCATGAAAACAAACTTGATGGCTAAATGGAAGATAATACAACACCTGTTGGATCAATTCTGGAGCAGATGGATCAAGGAGTACTTACCAACAATAACCTGTCGTACTAAATGGTTAGCAGACACTAAACCGTTGGAATTGAATGATCTCGTAATGATCGTGGATGAAAGTAAACGAAATAGCTGGGTACGAGGAAAAGTCGTAAAAACACTTGCAGGTCGTGATGGAAGGATACGTCAAGCAGATGTCCAAAGAATGAAAGGTATAATGCGAAGGCCAGTTTCAAAGCTTGCGGTATTGGACGTGCTAAACTGTGGTAAAGCCGAATAAATGGGGCATTACGGGTCGGGGAATGTTAGCCCGCCATGCACCGAATCCCCTTATCGGAGTTGTCGGAGTTAGAATGGACCAAGATGCTGCGCGTGAAGCAATAGGAAACTGTTTATAGCACATAGATAGAGACAGATGAAAAACTGAAGAATAATCGAATGAAGGAGGAGATAAAAAGTATTTGAATTATAGTAGAAAAGGGTCTATACAGTGCATTGAGCAGGAAACTATAGTTGGTTGAGATCTGAAAGCGAAAGGAAGTTAAATTACAGTTGAATCAAAAGGATTAAAGTTATAGGGAGTAGAAACTATAATAGGAACTTGAAAaagatattaaatttaaattagaaTTAGTGGAAAGGTGAATTTAttagttttttggaaaatatttactGAAATTTACTATTTTAGGAGCTAAACGATTTGAATTAGTTGAGCtagaaatttgtttgattttcgagttaCTATACCAAAAAATGTAAGTGACATTCTGtttgtactgaatcgatttatttaAAATAGAACTATTTACAGTTTTGAGCTGTTACGAACAAAACTGCTGCAAAAATATATACCGGAAATCCGAACATATTATAAAGAAATGCACAATTAAGGGGGAGTTCCTCTGAGAAGAGTGTTCTAAACAATCCGTTTCTCGAGGATTCGTTCTCATCGCCTATGATGAGTTTTTCGCAGACATCCGTGCACTCCGCTACTCTCTTACTGAAACAGGTTTCGAAATATCTAAATAACTTACGACATCAACGGAAGTTACAGTCAGGATGGTGACAAATAATGATTACGTGGTGGATTTCCAATCAGTGTCACGGTTTTATGCGGTTCATGTACCAGATAGCGATATTATCGCAGTGTGATATTGTGAATGTGAATTACTCAATAAATTCATCTATCGTTATCGCAACACGTCCCTTGTCCCTCATCATAGTAGAGTATAATAACACGACGATGAAAAAGCATTTGTTGATTCATTGCTTTTTATATCCTCGCTAATTAGATTAGCGGAACCGACATGCTGACTAGCGAAAATACGAATCATGGCAAACGGGCTTACGTAGTCATAACTAATGAACATAAACGAATATTTGGCAAAAAAAGAACCTCCACCAAACACTCTCCCGAGATTTGCGTGAGTCCGTCTGATAGGCATAAATCAAACTCGTGGAATATGGTATCGACAAAAACACACAACTATTGATGTTTGTCACGTCATGGCGTTTCGGTACCGATAATGGCCGTAGACATACgtttatttgttgctccttgAATGCAATTTCATAATTACCAAACACTCAGCCactacaatttgtttttctcgCTTATAGCCACAGCAGTTGTCGCACATTTCATTTCAATGCGTTCTaagataaagtgaccagatgatccgaggtctaacgcgggacacaaaaaacaaacgttatgtatatacgttatgtgaacataaaccatagtttagcgagtctaaactgatcagtattatttctttctgagtatcggaacttagttgtgatttttcggtagttaagattttgtttacgcccgaaaatcactcgctcaatcagagcatttatgcctggcaagcacgattcaaattctacaattttcttcaaattaccgaatggaatgctcgaaaattctaattactttttcatcgattttagtgttaacgtatgcattcaaaaaaaaaatggactaatttgggatggcgatgaaagataatttatacgaacaaattttctttaaatcttatgtttattaagtctacaacaaaaaagattcaaggctgttgattcgcagcagcagcactgtcaagcaacttgatgatggttaacggggagatatatagtacgaagtgcttgccggagttgggaaggtgatgtggtctttataccgaacctgggatcagcccattatgccaaaatatcactggaggatggattggttggagataaacattgtcgcgagaccaccaaccttcccgacattccccagctgcgcccaatagaaaacttttgggcgaatggtcaaaatagagagacagacgaccaccaaagccacgaaaaggtaaaataacacgccgatatacatcttttcatcggccatggttcaggttccggccaacttccgtaagaccgcccagcgcttcatttacgatctttctcaaacaactctgcctcttcctgtcgagtatacactagttcttccggcttatttaaaacgttaagccctgaccgagctaggggaccaaaaagcaacttttcgtctgactcacgttggtccctgcggatcaatccttttataaaaatcattttccaattttgttgctgtcgcttccagttgacactctctaaacaaaaagcccaatgtcggtgcgatgaaaccaactCAACGTATtcatctttggatgcattagaagcgctcttgaacagtctgccaaataaaagtttttttgaggttcatccaaaatcaacatgatcaaattgtgatattgaaatatattgatatcgcaggacattttcgtttcttttgccaaatgcggg from Toxorhynchites rutilus septentrionalis strain SRP chromosome 3, ASM2978413v1, whole genome shotgun sequence encodes:
- the LOC129774155 gene encoding uncharacterized protein LOC129774155, whose product is MPTFKTGNDPRNDWLKWRRAFERFIKANDIDSDVEKYDLLLVLGGIELQSYYDKVLKWDVRTPSNDESGELVSLKYDSAITSLDKYFVPQTHKRFERHLLRSMKQEDQEPFEEFVFRLQDQANRCAFVDVDDMLVDQIIEGCKSSDLRKRLLTEDMTLNSSITLGKTLEEVQKQTKEFEKLPPMIVQRISDYKSASSSRDNRGGDQRFVRKCYNCNRPGHVAKESEKCPARNSACHNCGTKGHFRICCRKRKRDDTNIRKAFLYKRVNAIEAGNEDNKAVFFVNNNDLSEILRMDIGGISTLIVG
- the LOC129774156 gene encoding uncharacterized protein K02A2.6-like, which produces MAAQTEEFPKVPNVQLKIQIDEKVQPMAQAARRFPIAMEADVEKAIEELLPKSIIERAEGPLSWVSPLVPIRKTDGRIRLCVDMRAANKAVRRENFPMPNIDVAMASIPKVSKISKIDLEAAYYHFELECESRNITTFVARSGVYRFCRLMFGIKSAPELFQREMENLFRGIKGLIVYMDDLLVHGSTDEEHDQTLKEVLDRIYKRNMKINEQKSQFGVREVVFLGHRVSTEGIRPTDDKIRAILDLKPPNSTAELRSLLGLINFVGKFIPNLAAMTRHMRSLLVKQNLFRWSEEHSLELEAIKEVLGRVESLGYFNPDDETELITDASPFGLGAILVQIKDNIPRTISCISKSLADHEKKYCQTEKECLAIIWAMEKLFVYLYGLHFTLVTDCKPLEYLFNKSQSKSSARIERWILRLLSFDFTVKYEPGERNLADSLSRLSQGLHYPQGEPDVIAWLSEQIRPNAISMVDIEKATLEDDELQKVKDAMYSGNWDDVPMGYKTSTIKDDLLLYGELILRGDRIVVPRSLREQVINLAHFGHQGSTSMKAQLRAKVWFPTMDKMIDSFVQHCKPCKMTSLPDKPNPMSRRVPTQPWQDLAIDFKEGLPGDMSLLVVVCYTTRFIQIEAMKPATTQRVIGSLLKMFSSFGIPRSITADNGPQFKALEFKNFCLSYGIHLNLSTPYWPEQNGAVERQMRNIGKRVKISSIQNTDWKTDLNEYLILYHSTPQETTGLSPSKMMFGREIFNGIPSIYHPPALSLEASKDKDMALKEYHKQKADVQRQAKHHKLERGDTVLQRNLKKGTLQPNFMDQEFEVVNSEGGTVHIKSNETGKTYIRNSTHIKKLDKRSQLPRKLDNETQKSTHLWTMTNGEIEDEPTKTNESSTANKRMMMERQRRAPAKYEDYVL